AGTGGCGCCAGGTGTGGCCGTGCATCAGATGCATCGCAAGCGGTGGCCTCCTTGTGACTCCGGAAACCACTTGTTCGTGGAACTGAGCGGCACGTTCAATGCCTGACGACCCTCAGTAGCCGGTCCTCGACACGCGGCCGTCCACCCAGCGCCGCGTTGCCGCTACCGCCACCAGGCATCCGGGATCGGCTGTCGCACACAGGTGGTCCGCAAGCGATCGCGGTGAAGGGACGCCATCCGGACGGGCGTCGCCCCCCCCGAGAGCGCCGCAGGCTTCCTCCTGAGAGGCATCGGCCGAGGGCGACCCGACGAGGCTGGAGCGCGATCGCTCCGATGCCCGATCGTCTCCGGGGCGCCGCCGAGAACAGGCCGCCGACGACCGATGGGCAGAAGTCGCTTCCAGAGGAGAGAAGGAGCGGAGATGCCGGGAGACGCCCGAGAAGCGCCAGATCCCACAGAGAGCGAGTGACGGGAATCGAACCCGCGCTACCAGCTTGGGAAGCTGGAGTTCTACCATTGAACTACACTCGCGCATCCCGCCGAGCGGGACGCAGCAAGCCTAGCGGATTCCAGCCTGGATGCCAGCCGTGCATCCGGCCGCGCGTCGCGCGGCGGACCCGCCCCGTGCCTCCAGGCCGTTCGTTGGGTCTCCCCTGTGAGGTGCCCCACCTGACGGACATGTGTCGTCGCCGTGTGTACCGTCCAGGTGGATCGAGCCCCCGACGCGAGGAGGACCCGGATGGTCAGGCATCCCCTCATCGACGACGTGGTCGGCCCCGCCATCGTGGTCCGGTCCGCCTCGCCGGTGGTCTGGTTGACCGAGTCGCTGGCCGCCCTCCTGCGTCGCGCCGCCGAGTCCGGACGCACGGTCGTGCTCCGCACCGGCCGGGAGGCAGCACTCACTCCCGCCCTACGGCACGCGCTGGGCGCGCACCACGCCGCGTGGGCCGTGGACGAGGCCGACGGATCGCTGCGGGACGGGCGGACGGGGGTCGCCGCCTCCGGCGTCGAGGCCTTCGCCGAACACGGACCCGAGCTGGTCGGCCCGCCGTCGCCGGCGCACACCGAGGTCGCGGACTCGGTCCGGCAGATCAGCATCGACCTGACGCTCCGCCACCACGCGGACCGCGCGGTCGACATCGGCACCGCGATCGAGGCGCTCTGCGACACCGTCGGCACCTGTCCGACGCACTGGGGCACGAGCGAGCCGCTCACGGTGCCGTGGGACCGCTGGGTCGTGACGCAGTACGCCAAGCACGAGGCACCCGGGGTGTCGACGTCGTACGCGGTGGGCAACGGGTTCTCGGCGACGATGACCGCGCACCTGGTGGACGGCGTGGTCGTGGAGACGATGTCGGCGGTGCTGACGATCCCGGAGGACGGCGCGGACCCGGCGCTCGCGTCGAAGCTCCTGGACGCGGTGCACCGGGTTGCGGACGAGGTCGAGCCGGTGTTCGGCGTCGTGATGCAGCGACGCGGGGACGCGGACCACCTGGTCCGGGCGGCCTCGCACGGCGAACCGTCGCCCCTCGCGGTCGTGGTGGGTGCCGAGGCCACGGCGTTCCTGGACCGCGACGGTGTCTGGCCGCCCGCGCGCACGACGACGTCGGTGTTCGGCGGCGGGGGACTGGTCGTGCGGTTCGACGACGGGTGGGAGGCGCTCGAGGCGTTCCTGGACCGGATCGACGAGGACCGTTTCCTGCAGCTCGTCGGCGGTGCGCCGCTCGACCCCGCGCACGACGACGGCGCCCTCGACGGACACGACCGAGGCGAGCACGCCGGGTCGCAGCGCACCGGTGGACAGCGGGGCGGTCAGGGTGCCGCGTGACGTGACGCTCCTCTGCCGCGGGCCGGTGGAGACCCGTGACGTGGCCGAGGCGTTGCTCCTGCACGACGAGACCTGGGGGGTGCGGGCGCTCGACGACGGTCCCGTGCTGCAGGTCTGCCGGGACGCGGCGACGCCGGTGATCACGGTGCTCGGGGTCCGGCGGGTGGACTCCATGGACGAGGTGCGACGGATCCTGCCGGACGCCCCGTCGCTGTCGACGCCGCTGTGGTGGGTCGACACGGTGACGCCGATCGGCGCCGCGGGGGAGCAGGGTGTCGCGGCCGCACTCGAGGCGTCGATGGACCTCGACGCGTTCTGCATCGTCCACGGCGACTAGCGCCGCGCGGCTGCTGCCGGGACGGTTCCGGGCCGGTCAGTCGCGGTCGTGCATGGCGGCGAGCCGCTCGTTGTACGCCTTGAGGTCGGCGTCGCCGTCGCGGTCGGCCTTGCGGTCGAGGCGCTTGGCGTCCCGCTTGTCCGTGCGCACCCAGTTCCGCACGACGAGCAGGGCGACGAACACCATCGGCAGCTCGGAGGCGCCCCACGCGATCCCGCCGCCCGTGTGCTGGTCGGCGAGCAGTGCGGCGTCGTCCGTCTGTCCCAGCGCGTGGAACCAGTCGATCGCGAACACGGACTGCGAGGTCATGACGGCGACGCCGAAGAACGCGTGGAAGGCCAGCGTCGCGAGCAGCGCGATGATGAGGATCGGGTAGGCCGGACGCTTCGGGCCGGGGTCGACGCCGACGAAGACCCAGAAGAACAGGTAGCCGCTGAACACGAAGTGCACGACCATCGCGACGTGCCACTCGTGGGACTGCATGGCGTACTGGTACGCCGGCGTGAAGTAGAACACGACGAGGGACCCGGCGAAGATCACCCCGGCGACGGCGGGCTTCGCGAGGAACTGCATGTACCGCGAGTGCGTGAAGAGCATGAGCCACTCGCGGGCGCCGCGGGAGCCGTCGTTCCGGACCGGGAGCGTGCGGAGGGCGAGCAGCACCGGACCGCCGAGCACGAGCGGCAGCGGCACGAACATCATCAGCAGCATGTGCTGGACCATGTGCGACGAGAAGTGGATCATCCCGTAGACCGCGGGGCCCGCCGAGGTGGTCCAGATGAACAGCGCGCAGCCGAGCAGCCACGCGATGGTCCGGCCGACGGGCCAGGAGTCGCCGCGCTGCTTGAGCTTCCGGACGGCGAGCAGGTACCAGCCGGCCCCGACGACGGCGAGCGCGAGCCACACCCAGTCGATGTGCCACTGCGTCAGGTACGTGTGCAGGGTCTGCGCCGGCGGGTACGGGAACCCGATGAGCCCGGAGCGGGTGTCCTCGCCGGTCTCCGGCGTCTGCGGGATCGGCGGCTGCGAGCGGGAGACGGCGACCGAGACGCCGATGGCGACGGCCATGAAGACGATCTCGGCCAGGGCGAAGCGGACGAACAGCCGACGCTCGAGGGGGTTGCGGAGGAGCCCCGGCACGAGCTTCCGGCGCTGCACGACCCCGGCGAGCCCGAGCAGCACGAGCACGGTGGCCTTCACGGTGATGAGCCAGCCGTACGTCGTCGTGACGAGGTCGAGCGGGCCGGTCAGCCGGAGCGAGGCGTTCACGATGCCCGAGAACGCGACGGCCGCGAACGCCCAGCCCGCGAGCGTGGAGTACCGGGCGACGACGCGTCCGGTGGCGCCCTTGGTCCGGGAGCGCAGGACGACCACGGCGACGAGCCCGCCGGCCCAGACGCACACGGCGACCAGGTGCACCGCGAGCGAGTTCACGGCGTTCGCGTGCTCGAGCGACCCGGCCGCGTGACCGGACAGGGCGAGCGGCAGGAGCGCGAAGAGCCCGAGGACCGTGGCGACGGCGAGCGTCGTGGCCCGGGTCGCGAACGCCGCGACGACCGTGGCGGCCAGGACGGCCACGGCGGACACCACGAGGGCCTGGCCGATCTCGACCTGGAACGCGAACAGCAGGAAGTTCCGTGCGAACACCGGGCTGGTGAGCGGCACGCCGAGGGTGTTCGCACCGGTGAGCACGATCCCGACCACGGCGGCGAGGAACCACACGGCCCCGGCCGACGCCGCCCAGCGCGCGGCGCGGTGCTGCACGCTCGACATCGCGCCGTGGTCCTGCTTCTTGGCGGGGAGCGCGAACGCTGCCACGACGAGCAGACCGATCGTCAGGGCGGCCGTGGTGTCGTGCACCACGCGGGCGACCGGCAGGCCGTACTCGACGAGCTCACCCGCCGAGACGAGCTGCTGCCCGGCGGCGAACGCACCGGTGACGGTCATGCCGAGCACGGCGCACGCGACGGCGAGCGGGATCGCGATGACGAGGACCGTCGCGACGGTGGAGTTCCGGCTGGCGACGGGGACGGGGTCGGGTGCCGTGTCCCCGGGCTGCGTGGCGGCTGACGTGACGGTCATGACCGTCCAATGGTAGGTCGCCCACCTGACACCCGGCTCCCGTCAGTCCCGCTGCTCCCAGATGCCCTCGCTGCCCACCCCGACGAACCCGACCGCCTCGTTGACGTCGAGCATCGGCCGGTTCTCCTCGGCGTTGAACGTGATGATCGACGGCCGCCCCGGGAAGTCCCGCTCGACGGTCTCGATCCCGACCACCTTGAGGAGCCACCCGAGCCGGTGCCCCCGGTGCTCCCGCAGCACGAGCGTGTCCCACTGCATCACGGCGCGGGAGGGGTCGTGCGGCACCTTCAGCTGGCTGAAACCGGCCAGGGTGGTGCTCGGCACGTGCTCGATGGCCACGGTGAGCATGGTGTGCGGGCCGTCGGCGAGCTGCTCCTCGGACTGCCGAACACGGTCGGCGGTCCACACGTCCTCGGGCTCCGCCATGTCGCCGGACGGGGCGTCGGTGCTCATCCGGGTGTGCAGCAGCGCGACCCCGTCGAGCCAGACGTCCGGCGTGCGGTCGGTCCACGTGTGGACGCGGTACTCCGGCCCGGCGGCCGAGGCTGCGCGTTCGTGCAGGGCCCGGACGACCGACGCGTCGGCCGGCAGCCCGAGCCGGCTGATCCGGTTCACCTGACCGAAGTGCCACCCGCGGCCGGTCAGGAAGCGCACGCCGGCCTCGTCCTCGGGGACCGCGCCGGAGCCGGTCGGCGCCGGGACGAACCCCGGGCCGGTGGCGGGGCCGACCTGCCGCGACACCGCGTAGGTCTTGCGCTGCGTGCGGCCCTCGGCGCGGGCGAGCCCCTCCAGGTGGTCGGCGAGCAGCGTCCCGATCCCGCGGCGCTGCCGGTCCGGCCGGACCCCGACCGCGAGCCAGCAGTTCGTGGTCCCGGGCTCGGTCTTCGTGTCGTACGACCCCGCGCCGACGACCGAGCCGTTCGGGTCCCGCACGACGAACAGGCGGCTCGGCGACCCGGGTTCGTGGCACATCGGCAGGTACTCGGCCGGCTTCCACGACAGCTCGGTGAGTCCGTGCACGGCGACCTCGGCGGCGTCGGAGACCGCCAGCCAGTCGCAGAACGCGCGGACCCGCTCGGGATCGTCGTCCATCGTCGCCGGCACGACGAGTTCCTCGACGGTGTACGTGCTCATGGTCGGTCCCCCACTCGGCCGGTCGGACGGCCGTCGTCCGCCGCCCGGAGGGCAGCCGAGCAGCATACCGACGGCGGACCGCCTGCCGCTAGGCTTCCCACCGTGCTGCTCTCCGACCGCGACATCACCGCCCAGCTCGCCGAGGGCCGGATCGGGCTCGACCCGTACGACGCCTCGCTCGTCCAGCCGTCGAGCATCGACGTCCGGCTCGACAAGTACTTCCGGCTGTTCGACAACCACAAGTACCCGCACATCGACCCGGCCGAGGACCAGCCCGAGCTCACCCGCCTGGTCGAGACCGACCCGGACGAGGCGTTCGTGCTGCACCCGGGGGAGTTCGTCCTCGGCTCGACGTTCGAGGTCGTCACGCTCCCCGACGACATCGCGGCCCGGCTCGAGGGCAAGAGCTCGCTCGGTCGCCTGGGGCTCCTCACGCACTCCACCGCCGGCTTCATCGACCCGGGCTTCTCCGGACACGTGACGCTCGAGCTGTCGAACGTGGCGACCCTGCCGATCAAGCTCTGGCCGGGCATGAAGATCGGCCAGCTCTGCTTCTTCCAGCTGTCCAGCCCTGCCGAGAAGCCCTACGGCTCCGCCGAGTACCAGTCGCGCTACCAGGGGCAGCGTGGCCCGACGCCGTCCCGCTCGGCGCTGAACTTCCACCGCGCGGACGTCTCGCAGCGCGACGCCTGACCCGGATCCCGCGTGCACATCGGCACGCGGGAAATGTTGCATGCTGTGTATCGTGGCGGCATGGTCGCTCCACCCCCAGACGCGGCGCCGCCGGTGGCGGCGTCCGACATCCTCCGTGAGGCCCGGATGCGGGCCGGGCTCACCCAGGTGCAGCTCGCCACCCGCGCGGGCGTCACGCAGAGTGTGATCAGCACGTACGAGAACCGCCGCCGCGAACCCTCGTTGGCCGCCCTGCAGCGGCTCGTCCGTGCCGCCGGGTTCGAGACGGTGTTCGACCTGCGTCCGGTGCCGGACCCGCCGTCGCTGCGCGAGCGGGTCGCCGCGCTCCGCGAGGAGCTGGTCGAGGTCGTCGAGTCCTTCGGGGCCGCGAACCCGCGGCTGTTCGGCAGCGTCGCCCGCGGGGACGACGGGCCGCGCAGCGACGTCGACCTGATGGTCGACCTGGAACCGGGCACGGGACTCTTCAGCCTGCTCCGCATCCAGGACGCCGCGGAGCAACTGCTCGGGGTGCGTGTGGACGTCACCGACGCGGCCGGGATGGGCGAGGACGCCCGCCGCGACGCGGTGCCGCTGTGAACCGCGACCTGCGGCACCGGCTCGACGATCTGGTGCACGCGTGCGGGCTCATCCAGGAGTACGTCGCCGACGACGCACTGCCCGAGACCCTGGTCTACGACGCCGTGCGCATGCGCTTGGTCGAGATCGGCGAGGCGGTCCGCGCGCTCCCCGTCGCGGTGACCGCGTCCGAGCCGGGCATCCCGTGGTCGCGGGTGTCGCTGCTGGGGGAGCGGCTCACCCGCCGGTACTTCGACACGACGCCGTCGGTCGTGTTCGGCACGGCCCGGACGGACGTCCCGTCGCTGTGCGCGGCGGTCCGGCGGATGCGCGACACGCACTGCGGTCCCGCCTGACGCGGGACCGTTTGACGCACGACCGGTCGCGACGCGACCAGAGGGACGGACGGGAGGCGCAAGGCGGGCCCGTCAGGTGCCTCCCGTCCGTCTCGGAGTCGTCTAGCGAGGTGTCGCGGTGCCCGCAGCGAGGCGCTGTTGTTGCCACGCGATGTCCGCCGCGGCGAAGTCGTTCTGATAGCACTTGTCGACCTTGGACTCTCCGCCTTGCTCGAACACGTACTGAATCACCTCGTTCTCGGAGCCGGTGACGGTGATCTGCACGCCGGAGTCTTGACTGCACTTCCGGAATGTATCGAACGCCCTCTTGTAGTCGGACTCCGAAATTGGAGCGCCCGTGGTGGGTGAATCAGTGCTCCCGGTCATCTCGGCTTGCACGTACGAATCGGAGGAGGAGCAGGCGGTGGCCCCCGCGATCAATGCGAGGGCCACCAACGATGATGCAATCAGGCGCATCATTCCGAGAAGATGGGCTTCATCCCCGCAACGCCCGCGACGTAGTAGTGGTCCGCCGAGAGCACTGGGTACCCTGGATTGGCCTGCTTGACTGTCAGGACGTAGTTCCCGCTGATCTTCCAGCTGGTCGTGTAGACCTTGCCGCCGGTCGCGCTGTAGTGCTGTCGAACCGCGACCTTCAGTGCGTCCCTGCAGTTCACCGCGTTCGTGTCCGCGCCACCGTTGGTCGAGGAGTGGCCGACCGCGGAGCCGCCCGGACAGGTCTGCGCGCTCGTTCCGACCGCGTTGGCGGGTAGGGCCATACCACCGATGAGGGCGCCGGCCATGATTGCACCAGCTGCGAGTTTCGTAGCCAACTTCATCTTGATCTCCTTTGATCTCAGAAGGCGACCAACCGCCCCCCGAATACTGACGCTACGCACGCGGATCTTGGATCGTAAGTCGGTGTTTTGGTGGACCATGGGGTACATAAAAGCCCCAGCAGGGGATGGGGCTTTTTGCTCGTTGGTCGGGTCAGCTACCGGCCGTCGCGAGCGACTCGAGCGTGTCGTTGCCCTGGTAGGCCTCGATCGCGTTCTCCTTGGTGACCAGGACCGGGGTCTCGTAGATCGTCGAGTACTGCTCGCCCTTCATGATGAGCGGGATCGAGCCGGTCTCGGAGTCCTGACCGGTGACGATCGGGGATGGTCTGTCCCTGGACTGAGTCGTGCATGCGCCCGAACCGTGACGTCCGCCGGGGAGGTGGATCGAGCTGCCGTCGTGTGCCGCTGTGGACGTCGCGGGCGCTTGCCGGGTAGAACTCACTTCAATCAAGTCGCACCCGAGTGAGCACTGTCCTGTGCGGCCCGCGCTCAGGCCAGGCCAGTCGTGGTGTCTACACATGCGCCCCTGCCCGCATGAAGGGCCTTCCCTTCGGGCCGACCAGCTCGTTCCTACTTCTGTGCGCTGCCTTCGGTCCCGCGGGGTGGGACGTCCGCGCCGAACGCTTCTTGGCGATTGCGACGTTGCGCGCTCTCCGGCGGTTCGGGCAGGTCGTGAAGACCGGGCTCGCGATCGGTGTGTCGATGTGATGCCTGTGTTTCTTCAACGTCTCGGGGCTGTCGAAGCTGCTGCGGACGCGGGACGGCCCCGTCTCGCCGGAGCGAGACGGGGCCGTCGGTGCTGGTGCTGCTGTGGTGTTGCTGCGGAAGGGGATCAGCCCTGCTTCGCGAGGTCCTCGAGGGTGCTGTTGCCCTTGTAGGCCTCGACCGCGTTCTCCTTGGTGACCAGGACCGGGGTCAGCTCGACGGCCGGCACGATCTTCACACCATTGTTGTTGTTCTTGTCCTCGGTGGTCTTCGGGGTCTTGCCGTTCGCGACGTCGGAGACGAGGTCGATGGCGGCCTGGGCCTCCTCCGTGGTGTTCTTGTAGATCGTCGAGTACTGCTCGCCCTTCATGATGAGCGGGATCGAGGCGGTCTCGGAGTCCTGACCGGTGACGATCGGGTTCGGCTTGCCGGCGGCCTTGGTGGCGGTCAGGATCGCGCGGGCCAGGGTGTCGTTCGGCGACAGGACGCCGTCGAGCTCGGTGTTCGTGTACGACTTCGTCAGGATGTCGGTCATGCGCGACTGGGCGTTCTGCGCGAGCCATCCCTGCGTGTTGGTGTCCGAGAAGCTGGTGCGACCCGAGACGACCTTGACGGTGCCGTCGTCGATCTTCGGCTGGAGCACGTCCATGGCACCGTTGAAGAAGACCTTCGCGTTGGCGTCGTCGGGCGAGCCGGAGAAGAGCTCGATGTTGTACGGGCCGTTCGGCTTCTTGGCCTTCATGCCGTCGAGCAGGGCCTGCGCCTGCAGCTGACCCACCTTGAAGTTGTTGAACGCG
The Curtobacterium citreum genome window above contains:
- a CDS encoding DUF6177 family protein — its product is MVRHPLIDDVVGPAIVVRSASPVVWLTESLAALLRRAAESGRTVVLRTGREAALTPALRHALGAHHAAWAVDEADGSLRDGRTGVAASGVEAFAEHGPELVGPPSPAHTEVADSVRQISIDLTLRHHADRAVDIGTAIEALCDTVGTCPTHWGTSEPLTVPWDRWVVTQYAKHEAPGVSTSYAVGNGFSATMTAHLVDGVVVETMSAVLTIPEDGADPALASKLLDAVHRVADEVEPVFGVVMQRRGDADHLVRAASHGEPSPLAVVVGAEATAFLDRDGVWPPARTTTSVFGGGGLVVRFDDGWEALEAFLDRIDEDRFLQLVGGAPLDPAHDDGALDGHDRGEHAGSQRTGGQRGGQGAA
- a CDS encoding cytochrome c oxidase assembly protein, with amino-acid sequence MTVTSAATQPGDTAPDPVPVASRNSTVATVLVIAIPLAVACAVLGMTVTGAFAAGQQLVSAGELVEYGLPVARVVHDTTAALTIGLLVVAAFALPAKKQDHGAMSSVQHRAARWAASAGAVWFLAAVVGIVLTGANTLGVPLTSPVFARNFLLFAFQVEIGQALVVSAVAVLAATVVAAFATRATTLAVATVLGLFALLPLALSGHAAGSLEHANAVNSLAVHLVAVCVWAGGLVAVVVLRSRTKGATGRVVARYSTLAGWAFAAVAFSGIVNASLRLTGPLDLVTTTYGWLITVKATVLVLLGLAGVVQRRKLVPGLLRNPLERRLFVRFALAEIVFMAVAIGVSVAVSRSQPPIPQTPETGEDTRSGLIGFPYPPAQTLHTYLTQWHIDWVWLALAVVGAGWYLLAVRKLKQRGDSWPVGRTIAWLLGCALFIWTTSAGPAVYGMIHFSSHMVQHMLLMMFVPLPLVLGGPVLLALRTLPVRNDGSRGAREWLMLFTHSRYMQFLAKPAVAGVIFAGSLVVFYFTPAYQYAMQSHEWHVAMVVHFVFSGYLFFWVFVGVDPGPKRPAYPILIIALLATLAFHAFFGVAVMTSQSVFAIDWFHALGQTDDAALLADQHTGGGIAWGASELPMVFVALLVVRNWVRTDKRDAKRLDRKADRDGDADLKAYNERLAAMHDRD
- a CDS encoding GNAT family N-acetyltransferase — protein: MSTYTVEELVVPATMDDDPERVRAFCDWLAVSDAAEVAVHGLTELSWKPAEYLPMCHEPGSPSRLFVVRDPNGSVVGAGSYDTKTEPGTTNCWLAVGVRPDRQRRGIGTLLADHLEGLARAEGRTQRKTYAVSRQVGPATGPGFVPAPTGSGAVPEDEAGVRFLTGRGWHFGQVNRISRLGLPADASVVRALHERAASAAGPEYRVHTWTDRTPDVWLDGVALLHTRMSTDAPSGDMAEPEDVWTADRVRQSEEQLADGPHTMLTVAIEHVPSTTLAGFSQLKVPHDPSRAVMQWDTLVLREHRGHRLGWLLKVVGIETVERDFPGRPSIITFNAEENRPMLDVNEAVGFVGVGSEGIWEQRD
- the dcd gene encoding dCTP deaminase; protein product: MLLSDRDITAQLAEGRIGLDPYDASLVQPSSIDVRLDKYFRLFDNHKYPHIDPAEDQPELTRLVETDPDEAFVLHPGEFVLGSTFEVVTLPDDIAARLEGKSSLGRLGLLTHSTAGFIDPGFSGHVTLELSNVATLPIKLWPGMKIGQLCFFQLSSPAEKPYGSAEYQSRYQGQRGPTPSRSALNFHRADVSQRDA
- a CDS encoding helix-turn-helix domain-containing protein, which codes for MVAPPPDAAPPVAASDILREARMRAGLTQVQLATRAGVTQSVISTYENRRREPSLAALQRLVRAAGFETVFDLRPVPDPPSLRERVAALREELVEVVESFGAANPRLFGSVARGDDGPRSDVDLMVDLEPGTGLFSLLRIQDAAEQLLGVRVDVTDAAGMGEDARRDAVPL
- a CDS encoding HepT-like ribonuclease domain-containing protein, coding for MNRDLRHRLDDLVHACGLIQEYVADDALPETLVYDAVRMRLVEIGEAVRALPVAVTASEPGIPWSRVSLLGERLTRRYFDTTPSVVFGTARTDVPSLCAAVRRMRDTHCGPA
- a CDS encoding substrate-binding domain-containing protein, encoding MRKKLIAGIGLALVAGLALSGCSARGNDTGSGSSTSGASNVQIKKGDLIGVALPAKTSQNWVLAGAAFEKSITDAGFKADIQYAKADGPVPDQQGQIQAMVTKGAKAVIIGAADGSQLGTQVAAAKKSGALVIAWDRNILNTENVDYYVAFNNFKVGQLQAQALLDGMKAKKPNGPYNIELFSGSPDDANAKVFFNGAMDVLQPKIDDGTVKVVSGRTSFSDTNTQGWLAQNAQSRMTDILTKSYTNTELDGVLSPNDTLARAILTATKAAGKPNPIVTGQDSETASIPLIMKGEQYSTIYKNTTEEAQAAIDLVSDVANGKTPKTTEDKNNNNGVKIVPAVELTPVLVTKENAVEAYKGNSTLEDLAKQG